Genomic window (Chondrocystis sp. NIES-4102):
CTTAACAGAGGGATTTCTATTTATTTATGCTAGCCCTCGCACTCAAGTTAATCTTGATATTTTAGAAAAGTTTATCGACTCGCAATCTCAATCTCTTTGTGACGATCGCTTGATTACCATTAATACCAACTATACCTTAATTAATCATAACGACGGTAAAGCCACAGTCCAATATTATAGTAATCAATTACAAGGACACTTTACCCTCCAAACAGTAGATTTTATTCCCCAGAATCAATTTACCAAGGTAAGATCTAGCAAATATCAAAGTGTGGTTAGGAAAACTGCGACACGGTTACAGCAAAGTGATAGTAATCAAAAAGGTGTACTCTATAGTATGTCCGAAGCAATTTATAATTTACTTAATGCTGGAAATCGGAATATTATTGCCACAGTAGCAATTCAATCCCGGGGAAAGCTATCTGGAGAGGAAGACACCTTAAAACACTTTGAAAGGATCTTTAGGGATGTTTATAACACCATAGAAAACAAACCAATTGAAGCCAAGTTAGAACAATTAGCGCAAAAGGTTAAACATATTTTTATTGCGATCGATGAAATTACAGGCGATCGCGTAGCGGAGGCTGCGCCTCATCGCAGTGGGGTAGAGTTTTTATTAGGAATTAGCCAACTACTCAAAAGATACGGATTAAGCGATCCTAATTATTTTAACACTAAAATTATTGTAGCAGATGCCTCAATTATTAATGTAGATATTATTCAACAGCACTTATCAGATAAAATCGCCGAACCGAATAAAATCTTTTTTAGAAAAGCACCTTCAATAAATGCCTGTTTAACAACTGAATCCTTCACCTTTAATCAAACTCCTGCTATAGCGATTAATACTAATTCTTATCCAGCAAATAAGCTGCATATTACCTATAAAACCTTAATTCAATCATTAAAATTCCAACAAAAAAAGAAAAAGATTTATGCCACTAAAAAGTTCGACTTGGAACAACAGACGCAAACAGAAATAATTAATGATCTAGAAACAATTCTCCTCAACTTTCCCCAAGATCAAGTAATTGTATATATCCAAGATAAAACCCGTTTAACTAATCTAATTAAAACCCTGCAAAGTAATAGAATAAAATTTATACCAGAACAAGACTACATAGAAATACACGCAGACTGTGATCAACAAAAAGCCCAAATATATAAAGATCAAGTTCAAGTAATTTTTATGACTGCTTCTGCTAGTCGTGGTTTATCTTTTCCTCGTGTCAAACACATTTTAATAGATTTGCCCCGTTTTGAGATCGAAGCCAACCTAATGGAAGTAATTCAAGTAATCTATCGTGGAAGAGGAAACCCTCAAATAGATAGAGAAGATAAATATCTAATTTTCTATCTCAACGAACAAGCGGTTTACTACTTAGAAGACGAAGATGATCGTAAATATTCCCTACAAGAAAGTAAACTCAATGTGTTAAATTTTCTAATCATTCTGCACGTCTCCATTAAAACGAGAATATATGGTTATGGCAATATTGCCGAGGAAAACTATATGATGATTCCTGTAGGTGGTAAATCTATTTTTTCGGCTGGGGAATCTCTTAGCAACAAAATAAAAACACTAATTAAAAGTCTTAAAAAGGAATATCGCCAAGGTAATGATGATCTAAGAATTCAACAAGCTTTTAGACAATTAGAAGAATTAATGAAGACAACAGATATAACTATTTATGAGCAGGAGAGCAAAACAACTAAGTTATCCTATTTAAAATTATTAGATGATTTTCGTCTAGCTTTTCTCAATTCAATTGATGGTAATTTAAATACATTACTCAACTTTTCTAAAATTCAAACAGGTTACGTTTTATGAAGGTTACTCATAGTGTCTTTAGCCAACAAAAAAGTTGATGAAGTTTATCACTTAAAAATAGATGACAATACTATAACTTTAGTGGAAATATTATCAGAAATACAACAAAATCTTAACTAATAGCGCTAATATTCAAGCTTTACTGGGGGAAACACTACAATTAGTTGAAGAATTAGAAGAGCAAAAATATCGCCATCAGAAATTAGAACAAAACAATAGAGATATCGACCGTTACTATGCTATTCCCATCTTCGCATTTTTAGTCAATGATACTTTTAGTAATTATTTTAAAAATAAAGAAATAGAACCAGAAGACCAAAGATTTCGCGATCTTTTAGAAGTTTATCTTAGTTCTATCCTACCAATCGCGCAAGTTACCCCCATCGGGTATCAATATGAAAAAATCCCCTTTCTAATCTTTCGTAGTTATAGTCTTAAAGAAATAAGACAAAGGCAATTTAGCGATAAATATCTGATGAATTCCAAAGAACTTAATGTCTTAAATTTAATCCTAACTTCTACCTAAGGATAAAAGATATTACCCTGCTCGCTCATACCTATTGTAAATTAATAATTCGTTGATTCTAGCCCGCTTGGATGTTACTGCATTAATTGCTCTATTGGCTTTTACTTCTACCATCTCATAGTGAGGATCGCAATAAAGTTCTTTAATCAAACTTGAGCAGGAATTACTGATTAACACCTGACAACCACGCTCATTTAACTGATCACAGACAGCTTTTAACCTAATTTGCTCTTCTTCTCCAAACCCGTTAACACTATAACCAGTAAAAGATGAAGTTTCAGAAATAGGATGATAGGGAGGATCAAAATAAATAAACGCTCCCTGGTTAGCTTTAGCCACAGCCGAAGCGAAATCACCATTGGTAATAGTAATATCTCCCTGATTAAGATAAAGACTAACTGATTTAATCACTGCAGGCTCGACAATTATCGGGTTAGAGTAATTACCTAGTGGTACATTAAATTCACCACGACTATTAACGCGATATAAGCCGTTAAAACAAGTCTTGTTGAGATAAATAATTCTTGCTGCTCGCTCAATAGGATTTTTATCTTTAAAATTTGCTTGGCGATCCTGTTGGCGTAGGCTGTAATAATACTCTTTGCAATGATTATGCTGATGCTGTTGACAAAGATTTATTAATTCTTGGGGATGATCTTTAATAACGCGATAACAATTAATAAGCTCACTATTGGTATCGTTAATTAAGCTATTTTTAGGCTGTAGGAAAAATAATACCGCCCCTGCACCGACAAAGGGTTCATAATATTGAGTAAACCTTTGAGGAATATACTGCTTAATTGCAGCTAAAAGCTGTCGTTTTCCGCCAGCCCATTTAAGGAATGGTTGAGCGAGATATTCAGTCGCCATAAGTAAACTTAACCCAGTTGAAAACAATTTCCGTGGCTTAAATCTAAGTCTAGTTAGTCACTCGCCCACCCGCCAGTTACATATCTTTTTGATATTCTTCTAGTAAATCAAGTAGATTAACTTTACACTGCATAGGTAATAAGTCGTTTAAGGGTAATTCCGTTTTACCGCCACCCAACTTTACAGGAATATCTTGTAAAATCTTGCTTACCGCATCTTCAGTTAAAGAGTCGTCTTCTAAAAGAGGATATACTTTCTCAGCTAATTGGGTATGTAAATGAGCGTCGTTTAAGTATAGATGCCACTTAGCGATATCGATATAGATATTTTCGCCAATTTGGGCTGCTAAAGCTTCTATGTCTGATGTACTTGCCATTAGGTTTTTACTGATGTATAATCTGCGATCGCTTTAATATAGATAAAATGTAAGGCTAAAATGCCAAACCAAATACCGTTAACCCATAGCAACCAGGGCCATTGTGCTGATTTTAGATTATGAACAAACCATAAGCCTGAATTTGTAGCTGCATATATTCCAACATGAATTGCAAAATTCATTATATCGTCTAAACGGCGATATTCAGGGTCTGTTTTACGGTCAGGTTCACGAGGCCAACGGGGAGGCATATATTATTATTTTTTATATATAGATCATATCTTTATTCTACCTCTTTTAAGAAGCAAAATAATCTCCTGATTTGCCCCCTGTTTTACTCAATAGACTTATTTCGGTAATTTGTAGGGATTTTTCTATGGCTTTTGCCATATCGTAGAGGGTTAAGGCAGTCACGGAAACGGCGGTTAATGCTTCCATTTCCACCCCAGTTTCTGCTTTAGTAATGACATCTGCTTTAATGATGTATCCAGGTAAATTGTAATCTGGATTTATTTCTATAGAAATTTTGTGAATGGGTAAAGGATGACACAGGGGAATAAGATTAGCTGTTTGTTTAGCTGCCATAATTCCTGCTATTTTAGCTATTCCTAACACATCTCCTTTAGGCGCATTACCTGCTTGAATGGTTGCTAAAGTTTCAGACGACATTTTTACTTTGCCTATTGCCACTGCAACTCGACGGGTGCTTTCTTTGGCTGAAACATCGACCATTTGAGCCTCCCCCTCAGCGTTAAGATGGGAGAGGGATAAAAATTTATTTTTTTCTTGCATTGTTCCCCGTGGTTCTGCTACTATTAAAAGCTGTTGGGTTAAGATAACATTTCCAAGCTCAACAAGATAAGTAAATATTATTAAGGGCGAGTAGCTCAGTGGATTAGAGCATTTGGCTACGAACCAAAAGGTCAGGGGTTCAAATCCCTTCTCGCTCACTTATTTTATTTTAGAATAAATACCTTAATATAATATACGGGTAATGAATCTAAAACTAGTATATTATTTTTAAACTCGAGTATTCCAAGCTTTGTTAAATTGTTGTACTCTTTTAGCTTTTAATAGCCCAAGCCTACATTTATCGTAGCGAGTAGGGGTATTTGTCATCACATTAATGAACGAAAAATTAGAATCATTGCTAAAGTTAGCAATTAGTAGCGGAGCAAGCCACGCAGAAGTATTTCAGGTAAGCTCGCAATCTCAACCTGTATTTTTTGAAGGTAATCGTCTTAAACAGTTGGAAAGTTCGCAATCATTGGGGACAGCCTTAAGATTGTGGCAGAATAACCAACCAGGGTTAGCGGTAGCCTATGGTAAGATTGAACCTGAATTATTGGTAAGTAAAGCGATCGCTATTTCTAAACTTAATCTACCTGAAACTATAGATTTAGCATCCACACGGCAATTAGTTTACCCTGAAGTTGGAGCTAAAGCGACGGTTACTGAGTTAATTGAATTAGGTAATCAAGCAATTGCACAACTAAGACGAGAATATCCTGAAATTATTTGTTCTGCGGAATTGGAATCTGAGCAGGAAACCACCACCTTAGTTAATTCTCAAGGGTTACATTGTCATTATAGTGAATCCGCTTTAAGTTACTCTCTGGGTGCAGAATTGGTTCGTGGGGAAGATTTTTTAGGTATTTATGATGGGGAATATAGTACAGATCAACTAAATATAGATGCAGTAATTGAGCAAATAATCCAACGCCTAGATTGGGCGAAGGCAAATGTCGCACCCCTGCAAGGAAAAGTACCTGTATTGTTAACTGTCAATGCTGCTATTTTACTGTGGGATACTGTCGCCTCGGCTTTAAATGCCAAAAGGATTAAAGAAAAGTCTTCACCCTGGAGTGATTTGCAACAGCAATTAGTGGTTTCGGATTTAATTAGTCTGACACAGCAACCAGAGGAACATCCCTATGGTTGTCCTTTTGACGACGAAGGAATGCTTACCCAGAAAATAGAGTTAATTACTGAGGGTAGATTAAATCAATTTTATAGCGATCGCGCGACTGCTAGGGAATTGGGTTTGGAATCTACGGGTAATGGTTTTCGTCCTGATTTGGAAAGCTATCCTAGTCCTTCTTTAATTAATTTGGTTATCGCCCCTGGTAATGCTTCAATAGAGAATTTAATTACTCAATTAGATAACGGTATTATTGTGGATCAAGTTTTGGGAGGTGGGGCTGATATTAGCGGTGACTTTTCAGTCAATATTGATTTAGGTTATCGAGTTAAGAATGGTAAAGTAATTGGTCGAGTGAAAGATACAGCGATCGCAGGTAATGTTTATCAGATTTTAAAACAAGTGGTTGCCCTGGGCAATGATGCTACTTGGAATGGTTCGTGTTTGACACCTTCAATAATTGTGGAAGGGATTTCTGTAGTGGGGTAAGAGTCAGGATTTCTTACTCAGACTTTGACTTTTTGCTTGTTTTTTCTTCAGATGCTGTTTACGGCGAGAAGTGATCCAATCACTAAGACTATGAATCAATGCTCCTAATTCTAAACCCAAGAGGATGATCATAGTTTCTTTAGGATAGTAAGTAACTAATCTTTGCCACTGTAATTTAACAAACTCGTGCCAATTCCAAGCAAAACCCCAAAACAATTGAGCGATCGCTATAATAAAAATACTAATAAAAGCAATCACGCTCAAAAGATATAAAATCCGTAAGCAAGTACCAATAATGATGCCATGAGATAACCAAGAACGATGACGCAGACATTGACGATAAGGTAACCAAATAATTCTTAAATACCCCCAGCGTTGATACTGGATGGAATGAATATCAAGATCGGGACCGAACATGAAGCTACTAAACAAAAACCCGCCACATAGTATTAAGGTTAATTCTCCATCACGACACAAACCATAGCTAATTCCAGCTATTATCGGTAAACTCCAAAGGGTAATGCGGTCATGGGTGATACCAGAAGGCATAAAGCTATATTATGAATGGGCAACTACTCGCATTAATAGTAGCTATAAAGCTTTTAAATTTCTACACTAGATTTAGGGTAGATAGTTTGATACCTTGGTAATTGGCAATGTGATGGGTAATGGGCAATGTCTTCTTTTGGTTCAAGTAATAGTTTAGATTGGTTAAATCGTGGTACAAGCGAAATCTTTCCAGCGCGCCCAGACTCGGATAATCAGGATGAAAATTTAACTCAACGTTTGATTAAAAGTGAGCGTCCCTTGAGGGTAAAGTTAGGGATTGATCCTACAGGTACTGATATTCACCTGGGTCATAGTATACCCTTTCGTAAGTTACGTTCTTTTCAAGATGCTGGACATACGGCGGTGGTTATTATTGGCGATTTTACGGCTCAAATTGGCGACCCTACAGGGAAATCCGATGTTCGTCGTCAGTTAAGTGTCCAAGAGGTGCAAGCTAACGCTCAAAGTTATTTGGATCAATTACGTCCTATATTGGATTTTGATACTCCTGGACGCTTGGAAATTCGCTACAACTCTGAATGGTTGGGTAAATTGGATTTAGCACAAATTCAGGAATTACTAGCGACTATGACTGTAGGACAAATGCTAGCAAAAGAAGGGTTTGCAGAACGTTACAGCCAGGAAAAACCGATTTTTCTCCACGAGTTTTTATATCCTTTGATGCAGGGTTATGATTCCGTCGCTGTTGAGGCTGATGTGGAGTTGGGGGGGACAGATCAAAAGTTTAATATTGCTGTAGGGCGTGATTTGCAACGGCATTTTGGTAAACAGACTCAATTTGGCTTACTGTTGCCTATTTTATTGGGTACAGATGGAGTGCAGAAGATGTCTAAGTCTTTGAATAATTATGTCGGGCTACAGGAAGATGCTTTATCGATGTATTCTAAATTAGAGAAAACTCCTGATAATCTACTCCCTGATTATTTTGAGTTGTTAACTGATTTGGATTTAACTACTTTACCTAATAACCCTAGGGAATTACAAAAATTACTAGCGATCGCTATTACTTCTCAGTTTCACGGCCAACAGGCTGCAAAGAAAGCACAACAAACAGCCGAACAAATTGTCTTGCAAGGTAACACTACAGGAGGGGAAAATATCCCTGAGTATTCTTTGGCGACGGTGGAATTTCCTGCTAAATTGTTTTATATTCTAGGGGCAACTGGTTTATGTAAAAGTAGTGGGGAAGGAAGACGACAATTACAAGGGGGTGCAGTGCGCTTAGAAGGCGATCGCATAAGTGATGTTGATCTGACTTTTGACAATGCTGATGATTTGGCGGGTAAGGTTTTGCAAGTAGGGAAGAAGAAGTTTATTCGCTTAGTTGTTTAATTTGTAAGCTTCTTAGTCTATTTAAGGCGGATGCTAATTCTAAAGGACGAAACATAACTAAATCTCCTTGATGGGCATTACCAATGATATTTAATCCAGAGGTAGTAATATCTTGCTTAATTCGCTGGAGAATTTCCCTCATAGTTAACTGTTGCTGATGGTAGTTTTCTTTGGCATAAACAATAGCTAGGGCGATCGCTTTTAGTTGTCCTCGATCTATTATTTGTTCGACAGCAGTTAAATCGATTTCCTCCATTCCCAAGGTTATTTGTTCGACCCCACGGGATTTGAGTTTAACCTCCCTTTTGCCCCGACTGGTGTTTATGTTATCTATCAAAGG
Coding sequences:
- a CDS encoding helicase-like protein yields the protein MITINTNYTLINHNDGKATVQYYSNQLQGHFTLQTVDFIPQNQFTKVRSSKYQSVVRKTATRLQQSDSNQKGVLYSMSEAIYNLLNAGNRNIIATVAIQSRGKLSGEEDTLKHFERIFRDVYNTIENKPIEAKLEQLAQKVKHIFIAIDEITGDRVAEAAPHRSGVEFLLGISQLLKRYGLSDPNYFNTKIIVADASIINVDIIQQHLSDKIAEPNKIFFRKAPSINACLTTESFTFNQTPAIAINTNSYPANKLHITYKTLIQSLKFQQKKKKIYATKKFDLEQQTQTEIINDLETILLNFPQDQVIVYIQDKTRLTNLIKTLQSNRIKFIPEQDYIEIHADCDQQKAQIYKDQVQVIFMTASASRGLSFPRVKHILIDLPRFEIEANLMEVIQVIYRGRGNPQIDREDKYLIFYLNEQAVYYLEDEDDRKYSLQESKLNVLNFLIILHVSIKTRIYGYGNIAEENYMMIPVGGKSIFSAGESLSNKIKTLIKSLKKEYRQGNDDLRIQQAFRQLEELMKTTDITIYEQESKTTKLSYLKLLDDFRLAFLNSIDGNLNTLLNFSKIQTGYVL
- a CDS encoding DNA adenine methylase; this encodes MATEYLAQPFLKWAGGKRQLLAAIKQYIPQRFTQYYEPFVGAGAVLFFLQPKNSLINDTNSELINCYRVIKDHPQELINLCQQHQHNHCKEYYYSLRQQDRQANFKDKNPIERAARIIYLNKTCFNGLYRVNSRGEFNVPLGNYSNPIIVEPAVIKSVSLYLNQGDITITNGDFASAVAKANQGAFIYFDPPYHPISETSSFTGYSVNGFGEEEQIRLKAVCDQLNERGCQVLISNSCSSLIKELYCDPHYEMVEVKANRAINAVTSKRARINELLIYNRYERAG
- a CDS encoding molybdenum cofactor biosynthesis protein C; translation: MQEKNKFLSLSHLNAEGEAQMVDVSAKESTRRVAVAIGKVKMSSETLATIQAGNAPKGDVLGIAKIAGIMAAKQTANLIPLCHPLPIHKISIEINPDYNLPGYIIKADVITKAETGVEMEALTAVSVTALTLYDMAKAIEKSLQITEISLLSKTGGKSGDYFAS
- a CDS encoding peptidase U62 modulator of DNA gyrase, with protein sequence MNEKLESLLKLAISSGASHAEVFQVSSQSQPVFFEGNRLKQLESSQSLGTALRLWQNNQPGLAVAYGKIEPELLVSKAIAISKLNLPETIDLASTRQLVYPEVGAKATVTELIELGNQAIAQLRREYPEIICSAELESEQETTTLVNSQGLHCHYSESALSYSLGAELVRGEDFLGIYDGEYSTDQLNIDAVIEQIIQRLDWAKANVAPLQGKVPVLLTVNAAILLWDTVASALNAKRIKEKSSPWSDLQQQLVVSDLISLTQQPEEHPYGCPFDDEGMLTQKIELITEGRLNQFYSDRATARELGLESTGNGFRPDLESYPSPSLINLVIAPGNASIENLITQLDNGIIVDQVLGGGADISGDFSVNIDLGYRVKNGKVIGRVKDTAIAGNVYQILKQVVALGNDATWNGSCLTPSIIVEGISVVG
- the tyrS gene encoding tyrosyl tRNA synthetase, which gives rise to MSSFGSSNSLDWLNRGTSEIFPARPDSDNQDENLTQRLIKSERPLRVKLGIDPTGTDIHLGHSIPFRKLRSFQDAGHTAVVIIGDFTAQIGDPTGKSDVRRQLSVQEVQANAQSYLDQLRPILDFDTPGRLEIRYNSEWLGKLDLAQIQELLATMTVGQMLAKEGFAERYSQEKPIFLHEFLYPLMQGYDSVAVEADVELGGTDQKFNIAVGRDLQRHFGKQTQFGLLLPILLGTDGVQKMSKSLNNYVGLQEDALSMYSKLEKTPDNLLPDYFELLTDLDLTTLPNNPRELQKLLAIAITSQFHGQQAAKKAQQTAEQIVLQGNTTGGENIPEYSLATVEFPAKLFYILGATGLCKSSGEGRRQLQGGAVRLEGDRISDVDLTFDNADDLAGKVLQVGKKKFIRLVV